One part of the Rutidosis leptorrhynchoides isolate AG116_Rl617_1_P2 chromosome 1, CSIRO_AGI_Rlap_v1, whole genome shotgun sequence genome encodes these proteins:
- the LOC139904358 gene encoding uncharacterized protein: MAGDEAETSAKNTIDINSPYYLTPSDHPGQNFVGEYLLHDGNYTDWKNEIMNALFAKNKIGFVDGTIPKLAEGSTKLNNWQRCNAMVRGWLTSTMTKEIRSSVKYGTTARDIWVDLDERFNKDNAPRVYELRRKITTIHQDNMSLSAYYTKMRGIWDEIQSVSPLPTYRLYDFLMGLNEEFNVVRTQILSSDPIPSVGASFHIVSQDEHQRSFGNSRMHNTDAAAFQVSGRNPRMTEDRTIRIGVKEMSVPKLKKKIVLIVKRMDTLLMVVLNHLIP, from the exons ATGGCTGGTGACGAAGCAGAGACTAGCGCCAAGAACACCATTGATATCAATTCACCATATTATCTGACACCCTCCGATCACCCTGGCCAAAATTTTGTTGGCGAATACCTTCTTCACGACGGAAACTACACAGATtggaagaatgaaataatgaatgcTCTATTCGCTAAGAATAAAATAGGTTTTGTAGACGGGACGATTCCAAAACTTGCAGAGGGATCGACGAAATTGAACAACTGGCAGCGGTGTAATGCTATGGTGAGAGGATGGCTGACAAGCACCATGACTAAGGAAATCAGGAGTAGTGTTAAGTATGGTACAACTGCTAGGGATATTTGGGTTGATCTTGATGAAAGATTTAATAAAGATAATGCTCCACGAGTGTATGAGTTACGAAGAAAGATCACCACCATTCATCAAGATAACATGTCTCTATCAGCATACTACACCAAGATGAGAGGAATTTGGGATGAAATTCAATCTGTAAGTCCACTTCCAACAT ATAGATTGTATGACTTCTTGATGGGGTTGAATGAAGAGTTTAATGTGGTTAGAACCCAAATATTGAGTAGTGACCCAATTCCTAGTGTTGGGGCTTCGTTTCACATTGTGAGTCAAGATGAACACCAAAGGTCATTTGGAAATTCCAGGATGCATAACACTGATGCAGCTGCCTTTCAAGTTAGTGGAAGAAATCCACGAATGACAGAAGACAGAACAATCAGAATTGGAGTAAAAGAGATGAGCGTGCCAAAACTGAAGAAAAAGATTGTACTTATTGTCAAAAGAATGGACACACTGTTGATGGTTGTTTTGAATCATTTGATACCCTGA